GTGATTCCCTGAAAATTTAAGCCCAAATGCAGTACACGACGACAACCGCGCTCTATCACCCATCACAGCATCTGATCGAGCGATTTTCCAACCACTTCAGCAATACCGCACCATTAAGAACAAGCAGAAAAAACGCTCTGCGATTGCCGCGAAACGATTCCCTCAGTAGCATCCATCATGACGTCTCCTTCCACAGTAAGCGGCTTGATGCAACTTCACGGTACGATGATGGGATATTTATGTTTTTCCCTTTCTTCCATCCCATTCAGCAGTCAGCTCGCGCGTATCAAAGCCAACAGGCGAAACACACGGCACCGATGCATACGCTGTTCGTGTTGGTCCTGGTGTGGCGGAGACGAAGCAACCTTCTGGGAAGCACGGCTTAAATGTCCAGACACTGGAACCAGGCCATTGCCACAGTACTGAGTCATCGCCCACCGAAGTGCCAACCGCCATACTGGCAGTGTTGAGCAACCACACGACGATACGTTTAGAATCTTGCCTCTGAAGAAACATTCGATGCAGCGCATCCCTGAAACATGCCAATCCTGGAAGGCATTTGCACACTCTGACAACACGCGGGCTTATTGGCGTTGTGAGGCTCATCCAGCAGCTCCAAACACAAGCTTAGTCCATGATCGAGTAGCGTTGGGAACCGGGTGCGAGGCATCATGTAAAGCCGTGCCAAACACACAGCATCACTGCATCGCGGTGTTGGCCCCTAAATTTGGTACATGGCCCGATCGTGTAACAGCATGACCTTCAACTCAAGACAACATTAATGCGCGTTCTTGTCAGCAACGACGACGGTGTCGACGCTCCCGGCATCAAGATTTTAGCGGCATCCCTACGCGATGCCGGACACGAGGTGATGGTCGTTGCCCCGGATCGCGACCGTTCCGGTGCCAGCAACTCACTGACCTTGAACGTGCCGATCAGAGCCAAGCAAATCGATATGCATACCTACAGTGTGGCGGGCACACCAACCGACTGCGTGCATCTGGCACTGACCGGCCTGCTGGACTACGACCCAGACATCGTCGTCTCCGGCATCAACAACGCTGCCAACCTCGGCGACGACGTGATTTACTCTGGCACCGTCTCGGCAGCCATGGAAGGACGCTTCCTCGGGCTACCTGCAGTTGCCGTATCGTTGGTCACTCTCCGCCACGAAGTGCAGGAAGCGCATCATTATGAAACCGCCGCACACGCCGCGATAAGCATCGTGGCGCACCTGAAAACCGACCCGCTCCCAGCCGACACCATCCTCAACGTCAACGTCCCCGATGTGACTTGGCAGCAGATACAAGGCTTCAAAGTGACCCGGCTTGGCAATCGTCACCGCTCGGCCCCCTGTGTCACACAGACCGATCCACGCGGGCGTACCATCTATTGGATTGGCCCCGCCGGCCCTGAACAGGACGCTGGTCCAGGAACCGACTTCCACGCGGTACGTACCAAACACATCTCCATTACCCCAATTCACGTCGATCTGACACGTTACCAAGCCCTGGAGAACGTCACCCGATGGGTGGACGGACTCACCGCACACATGGACTGGCCAACATGACGGCACGGTTGTGCCTGCAAGCGAAAGCCGTGGGGATCGGCATGACCTCACAGCGTGTCCGCGACCGCTTGGTCGAACGCCTGCGCGAATCCGGCATCCAAAACGAACGGACACTCAATGCAATTCGCACGGTGCCACGCCATCTGTTTATTGATGAAGCATTGGCACTACGCGCTTACGAAGACACCGCATTGCCCATCGGCCATGGACAGACCATCTCGCAACCCTGGGTCGTCGCACGGATGACCGAAGCTATACTGCGCGTTGCCCCAAAAAAGATACTTGAGATCGGTACCGGTTCTGGCTACCAGAGCGCCATTTTGGCGTCGCTGGGATTAGAGGTGTACACCATTGAGCGTATCGGCAAACTGCTGCGTCAAGCACGTAAGCGTTTCCGCCAGCTTGGCATGAACATACGCAGCAAGCACGATGATGGGCACATAGGCTGGACAGAACACGCTCCTTATAACGCCATCTTGGTGACAGCAGCAGCACCCACACTGATCGGCACTCTGGTCGAACAACTTGCAGTGGGCGGGCGCCTGGTGGCTCCTGTCGGCACCGCTTCAGGACAATCGCTCGTGCAACTCACGCGAGCCATCCACGGTGGCATCACCCAAGAGATTTTAGAACCTGTCACATTTGTATCCCTGCTGTCAGGGATGTCGGATTAAATCCACTTTTTAAGGACATCGTCGATGAAAATATTCGGTCCTTTGTACAATCGCGCGATCATCTGGTCCCGTCATCGTTACGCCCCCGTATTACTCACAGGACTCAGTTTCTTCGAAGGATTTATCTTTCCCGTACCACCAGAAGTCATGCTGGCACCGATGGCAGTCGCCAACCGACGTCAGGCACTGTGGTTCGCCACACTGAGTTTACTCGGCTCACTCACTGGCGCCATGGTGGGTTACTTACTCGGCCACTTTGCGTTCGCGGCCATGCAACCACTGATCGCATGGTTGGGCTGGACTGAAAAGATAGATACGCAAGTACACCAACTGCAACATCTCGTGTTCGAGTCGCCATGGCGTGCCTTTTGGCTGCTCGTGTTGGTCGGCTTCACCCCGATCCCGTTAAAAGTATTCACCTGGGCATCCGGAATTGTCGGCGTGCCTTTCCTGCCATTCCTGAGCAGCATGCTGATCGGCCGCGGTAAGCGGGTCTACTTAGTCGCTGGTGCGATCAAACTTGGCGGCAAACGCGCCGAAACCCTACTGCATCGATGGATTGAACCCTTTGGCTGGATCACCAGCGCGATCCTGATCGGCCTGGTTGGCTGGGCCGTATGGAAGACCAAGTTTGGATGATGGAGAAGTAAATGCAGAGATCGAA
This region of Xylella taiwanensis genomic DNA includes:
- the surE gene encoding 5'/3'-nucleotidase SurE: MRVLVSNDDGVDAPGIKILAASLRDAGHEVMVVAPDRDRSGASNSLTLNVPIRAKQIDMHTYSVAGTPTDCVHLALTGLLDYDPDIVVSGINNAANLGDDVIYSGTVSAAMEGRFLGLPAVAVSLVTLRHEVQEAHHYETAAHAAISIVAHLKTDPLPADTILNVNVPDVTWQQIQGFKVTRLGNRHRSAPCVTQTDPRGRTIYWIGPAGPEQDAGPGTDFHAVRTKHISITPIHVDLTRYQALENVTRWVDGLTAHMDWPT
- a CDS encoding protein-L-isoaspartate(D-aspartate) O-methyltransferase, with the protein product MTARLCLQAKAVGIGMTSQRVRDRLVERLRESGIQNERTLNAIRTVPRHLFIDEALALRAYEDTALPIGHGQTISQPWVVARMTEAILRVAPKKILEIGTGSGYQSAILASLGLEVYTIERIGKLLRQARKRFRQLGMNIRSKHDDGHIGWTEHAPYNAILVTAAAPTLIGTLVEQLAVGGRLVAPVGTASGQSLVQLTRAIHGGITQEILEPVTFVSLLSGMSD
- a CDS encoding YqaA family protein, translated to MKIFGPLYNRAIIWSRHRYAPVLLTGLSFFEGFIFPVPPEVMLAPMAVANRRQALWFATLSLLGSLTGAMVGYLLGHFAFAAMQPLIAWLGWTEKIDTQVHQLQHLVFESPWRAFWLLVLVGFTPIPLKVFTWASGIVGVPFLPFLSSMLIGRGKRVYLVAGAIKLGGKRAETLLHRWIEPFGWITSAILIGLVGWAVWKTKFG